Proteins from a genomic interval of Xylocopa sonorina isolate GNS202 chromosome 6, iyXylSono1_principal, whole genome shotgun sequence:
- the LOC143424174 gene encoding acylamino-acid-releasing enzyme isoform X1, producing the protein MASSHVEKVVNLYKTLARNPSLTSAKIIKLNENGISILSTWSQRNLERKTNQKFCQTHILNSKLQLQSETFPIDVTTELLSASTEDEQYKAVLRQATSENVTKQFIEIWDRQRLVKNYDLTALDVHGDVYTDSEFASFEWSPDKTKVLYVAEKKFPKSEPFYKQKPLNKKKEEDEVTVGNEYIYKAHWGEQLVGKHCPVVAVLDTTTDTISTLSGIPDELSPAQVLWTEDSKSIVGVAWKHEPRHLGLIACTNRVSWIFLLKNGEYKKISSDGCAVRRPRFNPDRKCLIWLERNAGGAHHNAHRLMYLKFNSENLKGDVLVDIVSSSIPTQNGSQFYGIYGQLPHRCWSADSQYIFLSTPQQNNIRSYIVNTKTKAIIEIKNDKSSLTILDVKNNIIAFLETSLLEPSVLTIGNFNSETINNGNIHRNKISVPATIPGSENLMYEPSEYDYDGDEEIKHFNFIYFGPKSGNDKSVPLIITPHGGPHFNYANSFVLDYCFFVLSGFAVVQINYRGSTGMGSKNVEYLQGKVGNIDVKDCVTATNEALRKYPWLNPNKIGISGGSHGGFLVTHLSGQYPDLYKVVVARNPVIDIAAMFTTSDIPDCRNTLNKEERIKCMAVINHVFDESTPISESYRVEMLVKMFKCSPIIHVDKVKAPTLLCIGSNDLRVPPSQGKLWYQRLKANNIKTKMLLYEDNHPLASGTVEIDNIINAYLWLHEYIPTNKDE; encoded by the exons ATGGCATCGAGTCAT GTTGAGAAAGTTGTCAATTTGTACAAAACGCTCGCGCGAAATCCATCTTTGACCAGTGCAAAAATTATCAAGTTAAATGAAAATGGAATATCAATTTTAAGTACATGGTCTCAAAGAAATTTAGAAAGGAAGACAAATCAAAAATTTTGTCAAACTCACATTCTAAATTCAAAATTACAATTACAGTCAGAGACCTTTCCTATCGATGTTACAACAGA ACTTCTGTCTGCTTCTACCGAAGATGAACAGTACAAGGCTGTATTAAGACAAGCTACAAGTGAAAATGTCACAAAACAATTCATTGAAATTTGGGATAGACAAAGGCTTGTTAAAAATTATGACTTAACAGCCTTGGATGTGCATGGTGATGTGTATACCGATT CTGAATTTGCTTCTTTCGAATGGTCTCCAGATAAAACAAAAGTATTGTATGTCGCTGAAAAAAAGTTTCCAAAATCTGAACCATTTTATAAACAGAAGCCGcttaataaaaaaaaggaagaagatgAAGTAACAGTG ggTAATGAATATATCTACAAAGCTCATTGGGGAGAACAATTGGTAGGTAAACACTGTCCAGTTGTTGCTGTACTTGATACAACAACAGACACAATTTCAACTCTCTCAGGTATACCAGATGAACTATCACCTGCTCAAGTATTGTGGACTGAAGATAGCAAAAGTATAGTTGGTGTAGCATGGAAACACGAACCAAGACATTTAGGTCTTATTGCCTGTACTAACAGAGTTTCTTGGatatttttattgaaaaatGGAGAATATA AAAAAATCTCAAGTGACGGATGTGCTGTTCGTCGTCCCAGATTTAATCCTGACAGAAAATGCCTAATATGGTTAGAAAGAAATGCAGGTGGTGCCCATCATAATGCTCATAGGCTCATGTACCTTAAATTCAACTCTGAAAATTTGAAG ggTGATGTGCttgtggatattgtatcttcaaGTATACCTACTCAAAATGGTAGTCAATTCTATGGTATATACGGTCAGTTACCGCATCGATGCTGGAGCGCTGATTCGCAATATATCTTTTTAAGTACACCGCAACAAAATAATATACGTTCTTACATCGTTAATACAA AAACAAAAGCTATAATTGAgattaaaaatgataaaagtaGTCTCACTATTTTGGAtgtgaaaaataatattatcgCATTTTTGGAAACTTCTCTTTTAGAACCTTCAGTTCTTACTATAGGAAACTTTAACTCGGAAACGATTAATAATGGTAATATTCATAGAAACAAAATATCAGTTCCTGCCACGATTCCAGGCTCTGAAAATTTAATGTATGAGCCTTCTGAATACGATTACGATGGTGATGAAGAAATTA aacactttaatttcatttattttggACCGAAAAGTGGAAACGACAAATCCGTACCATTAATAATTACACCGCATGGTGGACCTCATTTTAATTACGCAAATTCATTTGTACTGGATTACTGTTTCTTCGTTTTATCAG GTTTCGCAGTAGTACAAATTAATTATCGTGGTTCTACCGGAATGGGTTCAAAGAACGTTGAATACCTTCAAGGAAAAGTTGGAAATATTGATGTGAAAGATTGCGTGACTGCTACAAACGAGGCTTTACGGAAGTATCCTTGGTTAAATCCAAACAAAATAGGAATTAGTGGTGGTTCTCACGGAGGATTCTTAGTAACTCATTTAAGTGGTCAATATCCG GATTTATATAAAGTTGTTGTTGCAAGGAACCCTGTAATCGACATTGCTGCTATGTTTACTACATCAGATATTCCAGACTG TCGCAATACTCTGAATAAGGAAGAAAGAATTAA GTGTATGGCCGTGATCAATCACGTTTTCGATGAAAGTACACCAATATCGGAATCATATCGAGTTGAGATGCTTGTAAAGATGTTTAAATGTTCTCCAATTATTCACGTCGATAAAGTGAAAGCCCCAACTTTATTATGTATTGGTTCGAATGATTTACGTGTACCACCGTCTCAAGGGAAGTTGTGGTATCAACGTCTTAAAGCGAACAATATTAAAACAAA GATGTTACTTTACGAGGATAACCATCCTTTGGCATCGGGTACAGTTGAAATTGATAATATTATTAATGCCTATCTATGGTTACATGAATATATCCCAACAAATAAAGACGAATAG
- the LOC143424175 gene encoding uncharacterized protein LOC143424175 isoform X1 encodes MARWNILRFLGLLFLMNNCVNYSSCVYDEHYTKYGLESEKFCHIFDKTSTIDLKGGAAIVTTKRMFERWTVLNNVHCKFTFRAAKGDGLFGVIQNVSFRRNGTECLDYVQFKRKDGHKTEKFCGSLDRSKIKYYPVPEPEDNTYSAEARLSARTYAEYDPINYKSAELETEIFISKEKLQDGKYLALSIVYTSFTNCSNVDLSSYTSIAPHTCMMNKFFCDGIYNCMPGVCSDEDNCPNNANEIISTGTGTKVTVGAVTTLILCFIIFVMCLWICKRSQKLCWSSQNMFSLPGQLVTHTGGSVIPSVPSAPMLEVAVSSSVADKDLPPSYDSLFPEQSNPVRS; translated from the exons ATGGCCCGATGGAATATTTTACGTTTTCTAGGTTTATTATTCCTTATGAATAATTGTGTGAATTATAGTTCGTGTGTCTATGACGAACATTACACTAAAT ATGGTTTGGAATCGGAAAAATTTTGTCATATATTTGATAAAACATCAACCATTGACCTTAAAGGTGGTGCGGCAATAGTCACGACAAAACGCATGTTCGAGCGATGGACGGTTcttaataatgttcattgtaagTTTACGTTTAGGGCAGCTAAAGGAGATGGACTGTTTGGGGTCATTCAAAATGTATCTTTCAGACGAAATGGAACAGAGTGTTTAGATTATGTACAG TTTAAGAGAAAAGATGGCCATAAGACAGAAAAGTTTTGTGGCTCTCTAGATCGTagcaaaataaaatattatccaGTTCCTGAACCAGAAGACAATACATATTCAGCTGAAGCGCGGCTATCAGCAAGAACTTACGCAGAGTACGATCCAATTAATTATAAGTCCGCAGAATTGGAAACTgaaattttcatttcaaaagaaaaacTACAGGATGGCAAGTATCTCGCTCTTAGCATCGTTTATACTTCTTTCACAA ATTGCAGTAACGTGGACTTAAGTAGTTACACATCGATCGCTCCCCATACTTGTATGATGAATAAATTCTTTTGCGATGGTATTTACAATTGTATGCCAGGTGTTTGTTCTGATGAAGACAATTGTCCAAATAATGCTAATGAAATCATTAGTACTGGTACTGGTACGAAAGTAACAGTGGGTGCAGTGACTACCTTGATTTTATGCTTCATTATATTCGTTATGTGTTTATGGATATGCAAAAGATCGCAGAAATTATGTTGGTCCAGTCAAAACATGTTTTCATTACCAGGACAACTAGTAACGCATACCGGAGGATCTGTGATTCCATCAGTTCCGTCAGCACCGATGTTAGAAGTCGCGGTTTCTTCATCGGTTGCTGATAAGGATTTACCACCTAGTTATGATTCGCTATTTCCGGAACAAAGTAATCCTGTCAGATCGTAA
- the LOC143424174 gene encoding acylamino-acid-releasing enzyme isoform X3, with protein MASSHVEKVVNLYKTLARNPSLTSAKIIKLNENGISILSTWSQRNLERKTNQKFCQTHILNSKLQLQSETFPIDVTTELLSASTEDEQYKAVLRQATSENVTKQFIEIWDRQRLVKNYDLTALDVHGDVYTDSEFASFEWSPDKTKVLYVAEKKFPKSEPFYKQKPLNKKKEEDEVTVGNEYIYKAHWGEQLVGKHCPVVAVLDTTTDTISTLSGIPDELSPAQVLWTEDSKSIVGVAWKHEPRHLGLIACTNRVSWIFLLKNGEYKKISSDGCAVRRPRFNPDRKCLIWLERNAGGAHHNAHRLMYLKFNSENLKGDVLVDIVSSSIPTQNGSQFYGIYGQLPHRCWSADSQYIFLSTPQQNNIRSYIVNTKTKAIIEIKNDKSSLTILDVKNNIIAFLETSLLEPSVLTIGNFNSETINNGNIHRNKISVPATIPGSENLMYEPSEYDYDGDEEIKHFNFIYFGPKSGNDKSVPLIITPHGGPHFNYANSFVLDYCFFVLSGFAVVQINYRGSTGMGSKNVEYLQGKVGNIDVKDCVTATNEALRKYPWLNPNKIGISGGSHGGFLVTHLSGQYPDLYKVVVARNPVIDIAAMFTTSDIPDCRNTLNKEERIKCMAVINHVFDESTPISESYRVEMLVKMFKCSPIIHVDKVKAPTLLCIGSNDLRVPPSQGKLWYQRLKANNIKTNES; from the exons ATGGCATCGAGTCAT GTTGAGAAAGTTGTCAATTTGTACAAAACGCTCGCGCGAAATCCATCTTTGACCAGTGCAAAAATTATCAAGTTAAATGAAAATGGAATATCAATTTTAAGTACATGGTCTCAAAGAAATTTAGAAAGGAAGACAAATCAAAAATTTTGTCAAACTCACATTCTAAATTCAAAATTACAATTACAGTCAGAGACCTTTCCTATCGATGTTACAACAGA ACTTCTGTCTGCTTCTACCGAAGATGAACAGTACAAGGCTGTATTAAGACAAGCTACAAGTGAAAATGTCACAAAACAATTCATTGAAATTTGGGATAGACAAAGGCTTGTTAAAAATTATGACTTAACAGCCTTGGATGTGCATGGTGATGTGTATACCGATT CTGAATTTGCTTCTTTCGAATGGTCTCCAGATAAAACAAAAGTATTGTATGTCGCTGAAAAAAAGTTTCCAAAATCTGAACCATTTTATAAACAGAAGCCGcttaataaaaaaaaggaagaagatgAAGTAACAGTG ggTAATGAATATATCTACAAAGCTCATTGGGGAGAACAATTGGTAGGTAAACACTGTCCAGTTGTTGCTGTACTTGATACAACAACAGACACAATTTCAACTCTCTCAGGTATACCAGATGAACTATCACCTGCTCAAGTATTGTGGACTGAAGATAGCAAAAGTATAGTTGGTGTAGCATGGAAACACGAACCAAGACATTTAGGTCTTATTGCCTGTACTAACAGAGTTTCTTGGatatttttattgaaaaatGGAGAATATA AAAAAATCTCAAGTGACGGATGTGCTGTTCGTCGTCCCAGATTTAATCCTGACAGAAAATGCCTAATATGGTTAGAAAGAAATGCAGGTGGTGCCCATCATAATGCTCATAGGCTCATGTACCTTAAATTCAACTCTGAAAATTTGAAG ggTGATGTGCttgtggatattgtatcttcaaGTATACCTACTCAAAATGGTAGTCAATTCTATGGTATATACGGTCAGTTACCGCATCGATGCTGGAGCGCTGATTCGCAATATATCTTTTTAAGTACACCGCAACAAAATAATATACGTTCTTACATCGTTAATACAA AAACAAAAGCTATAATTGAgattaaaaatgataaaagtaGTCTCACTATTTTGGAtgtgaaaaataatattatcgCATTTTTGGAAACTTCTCTTTTAGAACCTTCAGTTCTTACTATAGGAAACTTTAACTCGGAAACGATTAATAATGGTAATATTCATAGAAACAAAATATCAGTTCCTGCCACGATTCCAGGCTCTGAAAATTTAATGTATGAGCCTTCTGAATACGATTACGATGGTGATGAAGAAATTA aacactttaatttcatttattttggACCGAAAAGTGGAAACGACAAATCCGTACCATTAATAATTACACCGCATGGTGGACCTCATTTTAATTACGCAAATTCATTTGTACTGGATTACTGTTTCTTCGTTTTATCAG GTTTCGCAGTAGTACAAATTAATTATCGTGGTTCTACCGGAATGGGTTCAAAGAACGTTGAATACCTTCAAGGAAAAGTTGGAAATATTGATGTGAAAGATTGCGTGACTGCTACAAACGAGGCTTTACGGAAGTATCCTTGGTTAAATCCAAACAAAATAGGAATTAGTGGTGGTTCTCACGGAGGATTCTTAGTAACTCATTTAAGTGGTCAATATCCG GATTTATATAAAGTTGTTGTTGCAAGGAACCCTGTAATCGACATTGCTGCTATGTTTACTACATCAGATATTCCAGACTG TCGCAATACTCTGAATAAGGAAGAAAGAATTAA GTGTATGGCCGTGATCAATCACGTTTTCGATGAAAGTACACCAATATCGGAATCATATCGAGTTGAGATGCTTGTAAAGATGTTTAAATGTTCTCCAATTATTCACGTCGATAAAGTGAAAGCCCCAACTTTATTATGTATTGGTTCGAATGATTTACGTGTACCACCGTCTCAAGGGAAGTTGTGGTATCAACGTCTTAAAGCGAACAATATTAAAACAAA CGAATCATAA
- the LOC143424175 gene encoding uncharacterized protein LOC143424175 isoform X2, which produces MARWNILRFLGLLFLMNNCVNYSSCVYDEHYTKYGLESEKFCHIFDKTSTIDLKGGAAIVTTKRMFERWTVLNNVHCKFTFRAAKGDGLFGVIQNVSFRRNGTECLDYVQFKRKDGHKTEKFCGSLDRSKIKYYPVPEPEDNTYAEYDPINYKSAELETEIFISKEKLQDGKYLALSIVYTSFTNCSNVDLSSYTSIAPHTCMMNKFFCDGIYNCMPGVCSDEDNCPNNANEIISTGTGTKVTVGAVTTLILCFIIFVMCLWICKRSQKLCWSSQNMFSLPGQLVTHTGGSVIPSVPSAPMLEVAVSSSVADKDLPPSYDSLFPEQSNPVRS; this is translated from the exons ATGGCCCGATGGAATATTTTACGTTTTCTAGGTTTATTATTCCTTATGAATAATTGTGTGAATTATAGTTCGTGTGTCTATGACGAACATTACACTAAAT ATGGTTTGGAATCGGAAAAATTTTGTCATATATTTGATAAAACATCAACCATTGACCTTAAAGGTGGTGCGGCAATAGTCACGACAAAACGCATGTTCGAGCGATGGACGGTTcttaataatgttcattgtaagTTTACGTTTAGGGCAGCTAAAGGAGATGGACTGTTTGGGGTCATTCAAAATGTATCTTTCAGACGAAATGGAACAGAGTGTTTAGATTATGTACAG TTTAAGAGAAAAGATGGCCATAAGACAGAAAAGTTTTGTGGCTCTCTAGATCGTagcaaaataaaatattatccaGTTCCTGAACCAGAAGACAATACATAT GCAGAGTACGATCCAATTAATTATAAGTCCGCAGAATTGGAAACTgaaattttcatttcaaaagaaaaacTACAGGATGGCAAGTATCTCGCTCTTAGCATCGTTTATACTTCTTTCACAA ATTGCAGTAACGTGGACTTAAGTAGTTACACATCGATCGCTCCCCATACTTGTATGATGAATAAATTCTTTTGCGATGGTATTTACAATTGTATGCCAGGTGTTTGTTCTGATGAAGACAATTGTCCAAATAATGCTAATGAAATCATTAGTACTGGTACTGGTACGAAAGTAACAGTGGGTGCAGTGACTACCTTGATTTTATGCTTCATTATATTCGTTATGTGTTTATGGATATGCAAAAGATCGCAGAAATTATGTTGGTCCAGTCAAAACATGTTTTCATTACCAGGACAACTAGTAACGCATACCGGAGGATCTGTGATTCCATCAGTTCCGTCAGCACCGATGTTAGAAGTCGCGGTTTCTTCATCGGTTGCTGATAAGGATTTACCACCTAGTTATGATTCGCTATTTCCGGAACAAAGTAATCCTGTCAGATCGTAA
- the LOC143424174 gene encoding acylamino-acid-releasing enzyme isoform X2 — protein sequence MASSHVEKVVNLYKTLARNPSLTSAKIIKLNENGISILSTWSQRNLERKTNQKFCQTHILNSKLQLQSETFPIDVTTELLSASTEDEQYKAVLRQATSENVTKQFIEIWDRQRLVKNYDLTALDVHGDVYTDSEFASFEWSPDKTKVLYVAEKKFPKSEPFYKQKPLNKKKEEDEVTVGNEYIYKAHWGEQLVGKHCPVVAVLDTTTDTISTLSGIPDELSPAQVLWTEDSKSIVGVAWKHEPRHLGLIACTNRVSWIFLLKNGEYKKISSDGCAVRRPRFNPDRKCLIWLERNAGGAHHNAHRLMYLKFNSENLKGDVLVDIVSSSIPTQNGSQFYGIYGQLPHRCWSADSQYIFLSTPQQNNIRSYIVNTKTKAIIEIKNDKSSLTILDVKNNIIAFLETSLLEPSVLTIGNFNSETINNGNIHRNKISVPATIPGSENLMYEPSEYDYDGDEEIKHFNFIYFGPKSGNDKSVPLIITPHGGPHFNYANSFVLDYCFFVLSGFAVVQINYRGSTGMGSKNVEYLQGKVGNIDVKDCVTATNEALRKYPWLNPNKIGISGGSHGGFLVTHLSGQYPDLYKVVVARNPVIDIAAMFTTSDIPDWCMAVINHVFDESTPISESYRVEMLVKMFKCSPIIHVDKVKAPTLLCIGSNDLRVPPSQGKLWYQRLKANNIKTKMLLYEDNHPLASGTVEIDNIINAYLWLHEYIPTNKDE from the exons ATGGCATCGAGTCAT GTTGAGAAAGTTGTCAATTTGTACAAAACGCTCGCGCGAAATCCATCTTTGACCAGTGCAAAAATTATCAAGTTAAATGAAAATGGAATATCAATTTTAAGTACATGGTCTCAAAGAAATTTAGAAAGGAAGACAAATCAAAAATTTTGTCAAACTCACATTCTAAATTCAAAATTACAATTACAGTCAGAGACCTTTCCTATCGATGTTACAACAGA ACTTCTGTCTGCTTCTACCGAAGATGAACAGTACAAGGCTGTATTAAGACAAGCTACAAGTGAAAATGTCACAAAACAATTCATTGAAATTTGGGATAGACAAAGGCTTGTTAAAAATTATGACTTAACAGCCTTGGATGTGCATGGTGATGTGTATACCGATT CTGAATTTGCTTCTTTCGAATGGTCTCCAGATAAAACAAAAGTATTGTATGTCGCTGAAAAAAAGTTTCCAAAATCTGAACCATTTTATAAACAGAAGCCGcttaataaaaaaaaggaagaagatgAAGTAACAGTG ggTAATGAATATATCTACAAAGCTCATTGGGGAGAACAATTGGTAGGTAAACACTGTCCAGTTGTTGCTGTACTTGATACAACAACAGACACAATTTCAACTCTCTCAGGTATACCAGATGAACTATCACCTGCTCAAGTATTGTGGACTGAAGATAGCAAAAGTATAGTTGGTGTAGCATGGAAACACGAACCAAGACATTTAGGTCTTATTGCCTGTACTAACAGAGTTTCTTGGatatttttattgaaaaatGGAGAATATA AAAAAATCTCAAGTGACGGATGTGCTGTTCGTCGTCCCAGATTTAATCCTGACAGAAAATGCCTAATATGGTTAGAAAGAAATGCAGGTGGTGCCCATCATAATGCTCATAGGCTCATGTACCTTAAATTCAACTCTGAAAATTTGAAG ggTGATGTGCttgtggatattgtatcttcaaGTATACCTACTCAAAATGGTAGTCAATTCTATGGTATATACGGTCAGTTACCGCATCGATGCTGGAGCGCTGATTCGCAATATATCTTTTTAAGTACACCGCAACAAAATAATATACGTTCTTACATCGTTAATACAA AAACAAAAGCTATAATTGAgattaaaaatgataaaagtaGTCTCACTATTTTGGAtgtgaaaaataatattatcgCATTTTTGGAAACTTCTCTTTTAGAACCTTCAGTTCTTACTATAGGAAACTTTAACTCGGAAACGATTAATAATGGTAATATTCATAGAAACAAAATATCAGTTCCTGCCACGATTCCAGGCTCTGAAAATTTAATGTATGAGCCTTCTGAATACGATTACGATGGTGATGAAGAAATTA aacactttaatttcatttattttggACCGAAAAGTGGAAACGACAAATCCGTACCATTAATAATTACACCGCATGGTGGACCTCATTTTAATTACGCAAATTCATTTGTACTGGATTACTGTTTCTTCGTTTTATCAG GTTTCGCAGTAGTACAAATTAATTATCGTGGTTCTACCGGAATGGGTTCAAAGAACGTTGAATACCTTCAAGGAAAAGTTGGAAATATTGATGTGAAAGATTGCGTGACTGCTACAAACGAGGCTTTACGGAAGTATCCTTGGTTAAATCCAAACAAAATAGGAATTAGTGGTGGTTCTCACGGAGGATTCTTAGTAACTCATTTAAGTGGTCAATATCCG GATTTATATAAAGTTGTTGTTGCAAGGAACCCTGTAATCGACATTGCTGCTATGTTTACTACATCAGATATTCCAGACTG GTGTATGGCCGTGATCAATCACGTTTTCGATGAAAGTACACCAATATCGGAATCATATCGAGTTGAGATGCTTGTAAAGATGTTTAAATGTTCTCCAATTATTCACGTCGATAAAGTGAAAGCCCCAACTTTATTATGTATTGGTTCGAATGATTTACGTGTACCACCGTCTCAAGGGAAGTTGTGGTATCAACGTCTTAAAGCGAACAATATTAAAACAAA GATGTTACTTTACGAGGATAACCATCCTTTGGCATCGGGTACAGTTGAAATTGATAATATTATTAATGCCTATCTATGGTTACATGAATATATCCCAACAAATAAAGACGAATAG